In Amia ocellicauda isolate fAmiCal2 chromosome 5, fAmiCal2.hap1, whole genome shotgun sequence, a genomic segment contains:
- the tbc1d16 gene encoding TBC1 domain family member 16 isoform X3: MSLGRLLRRASSKASDLLTPGSGGSRAALDGEIIFSKNNVCVHPTEPLPGLAEHHPGYLCVHMEKDEALGTTLILTWVPNSRIQRQDEEALRYITPESSPVRRAPRRRTRHARPPRPAPAPGEEEEGEGEREREGDGDGEGEAEAGEGQSGGPVVQEAGGGGGGGGGGAEDEGSCDLSADEVSRDSTLGSDSDTFSSPFCLSPVSEALGESSGSVFLDNESREMCDESMTHSASSASSLDSHAPCLENSQSQSVRWEEQQKVLALEQLCGVFRVDLGHMRSLRLFFSDEVCTSGQLVIASRESQYKILHFHHGGLDKLAEVFQQWKSCRETQLKEQASDEKTCMQFSIRRPTLPSAETHPEERLYRRLDVSAWLRHLNHCGQVEEEYKLRKAIFFGGIDPAIRGEVWPFLLRYYSCDSTSEEREAWRLQKRAEYQEIQQRRLSMSPEQHNEFWRKVQFTVDKDVVRTDRSNNYFRGDNNPNVETMRCILLNYAVLNPEMGYCQGMSDLVAPLLSEVQDESDTFWCFVGLMQNTIFISSPRDEDMERQLMYLRELLRLMQPRFHQHLTQLGEDGLQLLFCHRWVLLCFKREFPDAEALRMWEACWAHYQTDYFHLFICVAIIVLYGEDVTEQQLATDQMLLHFSNLAMHMSGELVLRKARSLLYQFRLLPRIPCSLHDLCKLCGPGMWDSRYIPAVECCGEHADSQSCPYGGTAGEPSPRPPPTPGEGKKGSKTRDIFNFRKQT, from the exons ATGTCTCTGGGTCGGCTCCTGCGACGCGCCTCCTCGAAGGCGTCTGACCTCCTGACCCCTGGCTCCGGCGGGTCACGTGCAGCGCTGGATGGCGAGATCATCTTCTCCAAgaacaatgtgtgtgtgcaccCCACCGAGCCCCTGCCTGGGCTGGCCGAGCACCACCCAG GGTACCTCTGTGTGCACATGGAGAAGGACGAGGCGTTGGGCACCACGTTGATCCTCACCTGGGTGCCCAACTCGCGCATCCAGCGGCAGGATGAGGAGGCGCTGCGCTACATCACGCCCGAGAGCTCGCCCGTCCGGAGGGCCCCCCGGCGCCGCACCCGGCATGCCCGTCCCCCCCGCCCCGCGCCAGCCCccggggaggaagaggagggcgagggggagagagagagagagggagatggagatggagaaggGGAGGCAGAGGCCGGGGAGGGGCAGAGCGGGGGTCCTGTGGTGCAGGAGGCAGGCGGtggcggtggtggtggtggagggggtGCGGAGGACGAGGGGTCATGTGACCTCTCCGCAGACGAGGTAAGCCGGGATAGCACCCTGGGCTCGGACTCGGACACCTTCTCGTCGCCCTTCTGCCTGTCGCCTGTCAGCGAGGCGCTGGGGGAGAGCAGCGGCTCCGTGTTCCTGGACAACGAGAGCCG GGAGATGTGTGATGAGTCCATGACGCACTCCGCCAGCTCCGCCTCCAGCCTGGACAGCCACGCGCCCTGCCTGGAGAACAGCCAATCGCAGTCCGTGCGCTGGGAGGAGCAGCAGAAGGTTCTGGCGCTGGAGCAGCTGTGTGGAGTGTTCCGGGTTGACCTGGGTCACATGAGGTCACTGCGGCTGTTCTTCAG TGACGAGGTGTGCACCAGTGGGCAGCTGGTGATTGCCAGCCGAGAGAGCCAGTACAAGATCCTGCACTTCCATCACGGTGGCCTGGACAAGCTGGCGGAGGTGTTCCAGCAGTGGAAGAGCTGCCGGGAGACACAGCTCAAAGAGCAG GCATCTGATGAGAAGACATGCATGCAGTTCTCAATCCGGCGCCCCACCCTGCCGTCCGCAGAGACGCACCCCGAGGAGCGGCTGTACCGCCGGCTGGACGTCAGCGCCTGGCTGCGCCACCTCAACCACTGTGGCCAGGTGGAGGAGGAGTACAAACTGCGCAAG GCCATCTTCTTCGGGGGCATCGACCCTGCGATCCGGGGGGAGGTGTGGCCCTTCCTGCTGCGCTACTACAGCTGTGACTCCACATccgaggagagggaggcctggCGGCTGCAGAAGAGGGCTGAGTACCAGGAGATCCAGCAGAGGAG GCTGTCGATGAGCCCCGAGCAGCACAACGAGTTTTGGCGGAAGGTGCAGTTCACCGTGGACAAGGACGTGGTGCGCACCGACCGCAGCAACAACTACTTCAGGGGCGACAACAACCCCAACGTGGAGACCATGAG GTGCATCCTGCTGAACTACGCAGTGCTGAACCCGGAGATGGGCTACTGCCAGGGCATGTCGGACCTGGTGGCACCGCTGCTGTCGGAGGTGCAGGATGAGAGCGACACCTTCTGGTGCTTCGTGGGGCTGATGCAGAACACAATCTTCATCAGCTCCCCCCGCGACGAGGACATGGAGCGGCAGCTG ATGTACCTGCGGGAGCTGCTGCGCCTCATGCAGCCCCGGTTCCACCAGCACCTGACCCAGCTGGGTGAGGAcgggctgcagctgctgttcTGCCACCGCTGGGTGCTGCTGTGCTTCAAGAGGGAGTTCCCCGACGCTGAGGCCCTGCGCATGTGGGAGGCCTGCTGGGCGCACTACCAG ACGGACTATTTTCACCTGTTCATCTGCGTGGCGATCATCGTGCTGTACGGCGAGGACGTGACAGAGCAGCAACTTGCCACCGACCAGATGCTTCTGCACTTCAGCAACCTGGCCATGCACATGAGCGGGGAGCTGGTTCTGCGCAAG GCGCGGAGTCTGTTGTACCAGTTCCGCCTGTTGCCACGCATACCCTGTAGCCTCCACGACCTGTGCAAGCTGTGCGGCCCAGGCATGTGGGACAGCCGCTACATCCCGGCGGTGGAGTGCTGCGGGGAACACGCCGACTCCCAGAGCTGCCCGTACGGGGGCACCGCCGGGGAGCCCTCCCCCCGGccgccccccacccccggcGAGGGCAAGAAGGGCTCCAAGACGCGCGACATCTTCAACTTCCGTAAGCAGACCTGA
- the tbc1d16 gene encoding TBC1 domain family member 16 isoform X2, whose translation MSLGRLLRRASSKASDLLTPGSGGSRAALDGEIIFSKNNVCVHPTEPLPGLAEHHPGYLCVHMEKDEALGTTLILTWVPNSRIQRQDEEALRYITPESSPVRRAPRRRTRHARPPRPAPAPGEEEEGEGEREREGDGDGEGEAEAGEGQSGGPVVQEAGGGGGGGGGGAEDEGSCDLSADEVSRDSTLGSDSDTFSSPFCLSPVSEALGESSGSVFLDNESREMCDESMTHSASSASSLDSHAPCLENSQSQSVRWEEQQKVLALEQLCGVFRVDLGHMRSLRLFFSDEVCTSGQLVIASRESQYKILHFHHGGLDKLAEVFQQWKSCRETQLKEQASDEKTCMQFSIRRPTLPSAETHPEERLYRRLDVSAWLRHLNHCGQVEEEYKLRKAIFFGGIDPAIRGEVWPFLLRYYSCDSTSEEREAWRLQKRAEYQEIQQRRLSMSPEQHNEFWRKVQFTVDKDVVRTDRSNNYFRGDNNPNVETMRCILLNYAVLNPEMGYCQGMSDLVAPLLSEVQDESDTFWCFVGLMQNTIFISSPRDEDMERQLMYLRELLRLMQPRFHQHLTQLGEDGLQLLFCHRWVLLCFKREFPDAEALRMWEACWAHYQTDYFHLFICVAIIVLYGEDVTEQQLATDQMLLHFSNLAMHMSGELVLRKARSLLYQFRLLPRIPCSLHDLCKLCGPGMWDSRYIPAVECCGEHADSQSCPYGGTAGEPSPRPPPTPGEGKKGSKTRDIFNFRLELRF comes from the exons ATGTCTCTGGGTCGGCTCCTGCGACGCGCCTCCTCGAAGGCGTCTGACCTCCTGACCCCTGGCTCCGGCGGGTCACGTGCAGCGCTGGATGGCGAGATCATCTTCTCCAAgaacaatgtgtgtgtgcaccCCACCGAGCCCCTGCCTGGGCTGGCCGAGCACCACCCAG GGTACCTCTGTGTGCACATGGAGAAGGACGAGGCGTTGGGCACCACGTTGATCCTCACCTGGGTGCCCAACTCGCGCATCCAGCGGCAGGATGAGGAGGCGCTGCGCTACATCACGCCCGAGAGCTCGCCCGTCCGGAGGGCCCCCCGGCGCCGCACCCGGCATGCCCGTCCCCCCCGCCCCGCGCCAGCCCccggggaggaagaggagggcgagggggagagagagagagagggagatggagatggagaaggGGAGGCAGAGGCCGGGGAGGGGCAGAGCGGGGGTCCTGTGGTGCAGGAGGCAGGCGGtggcggtggtggtggtggagggggtGCGGAGGACGAGGGGTCATGTGACCTCTCCGCAGACGAGGTAAGCCGGGATAGCACCCTGGGCTCGGACTCGGACACCTTCTCGTCGCCCTTCTGCCTGTCGCCTGTCAGCGAGGCGCTGGGGGAGAGCAGCGGCTCCGTGTTCCTGGACAACGAGAGCCG GGAGATGTGTGATGAGTCCATGACGCACTCCGCCAGCTCCGCCTCCAGCCTGGACAGCCACGCGCCCTGCCTGGAGAACAGCCAATCGCAGTCCGTGCGCTGGGAGGAGCAGCAGAAGGTTCTGGCGCTGGAGCAGCTGTGTGGAGTGTTCCGGGTTGACCTGGGTCACATGAGGTCACTGCGGCTGTTCTTCAG TGACGAGGTGTGCACCAGTGGGCAGCTGGTGATTGCCAGCCGAGAGAGCCAGTACAAGATCCTGCACTTCCATCACGGTGGCCTGGACAAGCTGGCGGAGGTGTTCCAGCAGTGGAAGAGCTGCCGGGAGACACAGCTCAAAGAGCAG GCATCTGATGAGAAGACATGCATGCAGTTCTCAATCCGGCGCCCCACCCTGCCGTCCGCAGAGACGCACCCCGAGGAGCGGCTGTACCGCCGGCTGGACGTCAGCGCCTGGCTGCGCCACCTCAACCACTGTGGCCAGGTGGAGGAGGAGTACAAACTGCGCAAG GCCATCTTCTTCGGGGGCATCGACCCTGCGATCCGGGGGGAGGTGTGGCCCTTCCTGCTGCGCTACTACAGCTGTGACTCCACATccgaggagagggaggcctggCGGCTGCAGAAGAGGGCTGAGTACCAGGAGATCCAGCAGAGGAG GCTGTCGATGAGCCCCGAGCAGCACAACGAGTTTTGGCGGAAGGTGCAGTTCACCGTGGACAAGGACGTGGTGCGCACCGACCGCAGCAACAACTACTTCAGGGGCGACAACAACCCCAACGTGGAGACCATGAG GTGCATCCTGCTGAACTACGCAGTGCTGAACCCGGAGATGGGCTACTGCCAGGGCATGTCGGACCTGGTGGCACCGCTGCTGTCGGAGGTGCAGGATGAGAGCGACACCTTCTGGTGCTTCGTGGGGCTGATGCAGAACACAATCTTCATCAGCTCCCCCCGCGACGAGGACATGGAGCGGCAGCTG ATGTACCTGCGGGAGCTGCTGCGCCTCATGCAGCCCCGGTTCCACCAGCACCTGACCCAGCTGGGTGAGGAcgggctgcagctgctgttcTGCCACCGCTGGGTGCTGCTGTGCTTCAAGAGGGAGTTCCCCGACGCTGAGGCCCTGCGCATGTGGGAGGCCTGCTGGGCGCACTACCAG ACGGACTATTTTCACCTGTTCATCTGCGTGGCGATCATCGTGCTGTACGGCGAGGACGTGACAGAGCAGCAACTTGCCACCGACCAGATGCTTCTGCACTTCAGCAACCTGGCCATGCACATGAGCGGGGAGCTGGTTCTGCGCAAG GCGCGGAGTCTGTTGTACCAGTTCCGCCTGTTGCCACGCATACCCTGTAGCCTCCACGACCTGTGCAAGCTGTGCGGCCCAGGCATGTGGGACAGCCGCTACATCCCGGCGGTGGAGTGCTGCGGGGAACACGCCGACTCCCAGAGCTGCCCGTACGGGGGCACCGCCGGGGAGCCCTCCCCCCGGccgccccccacccccggcGAGGGCAAGAAGGGCTCCAAGACGCGCGACATCTTCAACTTCC GGTTAGAACTGCGCTTCTGA
- the tbc1d16 gene encoding TBC1 domain family member 16 isoform X1: MSLGRLLRRASSKASDLLTPGSGGSRAALDGEIIFSKNNVCVHPTEPLPGLAEHHPGYLCVHMEKDEALGTTLILTWVPNSRIQRQDEEALRYITPESSPVRRAPRRRTRHARPPRPAPAPGEEEEGEGEREREGDGDGEGEAEAGEGQSGGPVVQEAGGGGGGGGGGAEDEGSCDLSADEVSRDSTLGSDSDTFSSPFCLSPVSEALGESSGSVFLDNESREMCDESMTHSASSASSLDSHAPCLENSQSQSVRWEEQQKVLALEQLCGVFRVDLGHMRSLRLFFSAVCCSDEVCTSGQLVIASRESQYKILHFHHGGLDKLAEVFQQWKSCRETQLKEQASDEKTCMQFSIRRPTLPSAETHPEERLYRRLDVSAWLRHLNHCGQVEEEYKLRKAIFFGGIDPAIRGEVWPFLLRYYSCDSTSEEREAWRLQKRAEYQEIQQRRLSMSPEQHNEFWRKVQFTVDKDVVRTDRSNNYFRGDNNPNVETMRCILLNYAVLNPEMGYCQGMSDLVAPLLSEVQDESDTFWCFVGLMQNTIFISSPRDEDMERQLMYLRELLRLMQPRFHQHLTQLGEDGLQLLFCHRWVLLCFKREFPDAEALRMWEACWAHYQTDYFHLFICVAIIVLYGEDVTEQQLATDQMLLHFSNLAMHMSGELVLRKARSLLYQFRLLPRIPCSLHDLCKLCGPGMWDSRYIPAVECCGEHADSQSCPYGGTAGEPSPRPPPTPGEGKKGSKTRDIFNFRLELRF, encoded by the exons ATGTCTCTGGGTCGGCTCCTGCGACGCGCCTCCTCGAAGGCGTCTGACCTCCTGACCCCTGGCTCCGGCGGGTCACGTGCAGCGCTGGATGGCGAGATCATCTTCTCCAAgaacaatgtgtgtgtgcaccCCACCGAGCCCCTGCCTGGGCTGGCCGAGCACCACCCAG GGTACCTCTGTGTGCACATGGAGAAGGACGAGGCGTTGGGCACCACGTTGATCCTCACCTGGGTGCCCAACTCGCGCATCCAGCGGCAGGATGAGGAGGCGCTGCGCTACATCACGCCCGAGAGCTCGCCCGTCCGGAGGGCCCCCCGGCGCCGCACCCGGCATGCCCGTCCCCCCCGCCCCGCGCCAGCCCccggggaggaagaggagggcgagggggagagagagagagagggagatggagatggagaaggGGAGGCAGAGGCCGGGGAGGGGCAGAGCGGGGGTCCTGTGGTGCAGGAGGCAGGCGGtggcggtggtggtggtggagggggtGCGGAGGACGAGGGGTCATGTGACCTCTCCGCAGACGAGGTAAGCCGGGATAGCACCCTGGGCTCGGACTCGGACACCTTCTCGTCGCCCTTCTGCCTGTCGCCTGTCAGCGAGGCGCTGGGGGAGAGCAGCGGCTCCGTGTTCCTGGACAACGAGAGCCG GGAGATGTGTGATGAGTCCATGACGCACTCCGCCAGCTCCGCCTCCAGCCTGGACAGCCACGCGCCCTGCCTGGAGAACAGCCAATCGCAGTCCGTGCGCTGGGAGGAGCAGCAGAAGGTTCTGGCGCTGGAGCAGCTGTGTGGAGTGTTCCGGGTTGACCTGGGTCACATGAGGTCACTGCGGCTGTTCTTCAG TGCGGTGTGTTGCAGTGACGAGGTGTGCACCAGTGGGCAGCTGGTGATTGCCAGCCGAGAGAGCCAGTACAAGATCCTGCACTTCCATCACGGTGGCCTGGACAAGCTGGCGGAGGTGTTCCAGCAGTGGAAGAGCTGCCGGGAGACACAGCTCAAAGAGCAG GCATCTGATGAGAAGACATGCATGCAGTTCTCAATCCGGCGCCCCACCCTGCCGTCCGCAGAGACGCACCCCGAGGAGCGGCTGTACCGCCGGCTGGACGTCAGCGCCTGGCTGCGCCACCTCAACCACTGTGGCCAGGTGGAGGAGGAGTACAAACTGCGCAAG GCCATCTTCTTCGGGGGCATCGACCCTGCGATCCGGGGGGAGGTGTGGCCCTTCCTGCTGCGCTACTACAGCTGTGACTCCACATccgaggagagggaggcctggCGGCTGCAGAAGAGGGCTGAGTACCAGGAGATCCAGCAGAGGAG GCTGTCGATGAGCCCCGAGCAGCACAACGAGTTTTGGCGGAAGGTGCAGTTCACCGTGGACAAGGACGTGGTGCGCACCGACCGCAGCAACAACTACTTCAGGGGCGACAACAACCCCAACGTGGAGACCATGAG GTGCATCCTGCTGAACTACGCAGTGCTGAACCCGGAGATGGGCTACTGCCAGGGCATGTCGGACCTGGTGGCACCGCTGCTGTCGGAGGTGCAGGATGAGAGCGACACCTTCTGGTGCTTCGTGGGGCTGATGCAGAACACAATCTTCATCAGCTCCCCCCGCGACGAGGACATGGAGCGGCAGCTG ATGTACCTGCGGGAGCTGCTGCGCCTCATGCAGCCCCGGTTCCACCAGCACCTGACCCAGCTGGGTGAGGAcgggctgcagctgctgttcTGCCACCGCTGGGTGCTGCTGTGCTTCAAGAGGGAGTTCCCCGACGCTGAGGCCCTGCGCATGTGGGAGGCCTGCTGGGCGCACTACCAG ACGGACTATTTTCACCTGTTCATCTGCGTGGCGATCATCGTGCTGTACGGCGAGGACGTGACAGAGCAGCAACTTGCCACCGACCAGATGCTTCTGCACTTCAGCAACCTGGCCATGCACATGAGCGGGGAGCTGGTTCTGCGCAAG GCGCGGAGTCTGTTGTACCAGTTCCGCCTGTTGCCACGCATACCCTGTAGCCTCCACGACCTGTGCAAGCTGTGCGGCCCAGGCATGTGGGACAGCCGCTACATCCCGGCGGTGGAGTGCTGCGGGGAACACGCCGACTCCCAGAGCTGCCCGTACGGGGGCACCGCCGGGGAGCCCTCCCCCCGGccgccccccacccccggcGAGGGCAAGAAGGGCTCCAAGACGCGCGACATCTTCAACTTCC GGTTAGAACTGCGCTTCTGA